The Rahnella aceris genome contains the following window.
TCGCAATCAGCTCGAAAAGAAAATTACCCTCGACGATTATCTGACACGCGTTCTACCTGAATGGAAGATTAAACAGGGGCAGGAACAGCTTCAGAGTAATTTGCCTGCGCTGACAAAAGCCAGCGAACGTTATGGGGTTCAGCCGCAGTACATTGTGGCGTTATGGGCGATGGAAAGCAGCTTCGGCAAAATTCAGGGTAAAGAGGATGTATTCTCTGCGCTGGCCACACTGGCCTTCGAAGGACGTCGTGAAGCCTTCTTCACCAAAGAATTTATGTCGGCGCTTAAAATTGTCGATTCCGGTAAAGCCACCAGCGACATGATGAAAGGTTCCTGGGCGGGTGCGATGGGGCAGTCGCAGTTTATGCCAAGTTCTTATCTGACTTACGGCGCTGACGGTAACGGCGACGGCAAGATAGACATCTGGGCAAACACCGATGATGTTTTTGCTTCCACGGCCAATTATTTGGCGAAAGAAGGCTGGAAAGGCGATCAGGGCTGGGGCCAGGAAGTGAAATTACCAGCTAACTTTGATGGCGTTCTGTCGGGGCTGAAAAATAACCAGATGCATCCGGCCAGCTACTGGCAGCAGCGCGGCGTGACGCAAGTTGACGGCAACCCGCTAATGTCGACAGCGACCCGTTCATGGATTATCACACCGGATGACACGCAGGGGCGCGCGTTCCTGGTTTACGATAACTTCCGTACGATCATGCACTGGAACCGTTCAACCTATTTCGCGCTGAGTATCGGCATGATGGCGGATGGTATTATGGGCTCGCAGTCACCGGTGGCTTCCGGCGATTTAGCACCGGCGACAACTCCGGCGCCTTCTGCACCGTTAGCGCCAGCACCGCATAATCCGTTCAGCGGCTGAAATTCCTAACTTCAAGGAGTAGCTGTATGTACCAACACAGAGACTGGCACGGCGCATTACTGGATTTTCCGGTCAACAAAGTCGTGTGTGTCGGCAGTAACTACGCCGATCATATTAAAGAGATGGGCGGGCAGAAAGCGGCGGAACCGGTGTTATTTATCAAGCCGGAAACCGCTTTGTGCGATTTCCGCCAACCCATCGTCATCCCGAAGGATCTCGGTGCGGTACATCATGAAGTCGAACTGGCGGTACTTATCGGCACACCACTGAAGCAGGCGACGGAAGATCGCGTCGCCAATGCTATCGCTGGTTACGGGCTGGCACTTGACCTGACGCTGCGGGATTTGCAGTCGACGTTCAAACAAGCCGGACAACCCTGGGAAAAAGCCAAAGGGTTTGACGGTTCCTGCCCGATGAGCGGATTTATTCCGGTAAGTGAATTTGGTGATGCACAACAGGCTGAACTGCGGTTAGAGATCAATGGAGAAGTGCGTCAGAGCGGGAATACCCGCGATATGCTGACGCCGCTTCTGCCGCTGATTGCCTATATGAGCCGCTTCTTCACGCTGCGCGCGGGCGATATCATTCTGACCGGTACACCACACGGCGTCGGCCCGCTAAAAGCGGGTGATGAAATTGTGGCTACACTTAATGGTAAACAGGTAAGTTCCCGCGTGATCTGACGGCGTTTTTCCTCTCCGCCGGAACCCATTTCCGGCGGCTTTACTTGCATCTGCAGGCTAAAGCGTCTATATAAGCACCCTCATTTTCTTTATACCGGATGCACATTATGACTGAACCCGCTTTTTGGCAGCACAAAACGCTGTCTGAAATGACCGACGAAGAATGGGAAGCATTGTGCGACGGCTGCGGACAATGCTGCCTGCATAAGCTGATCGACGAAGACACCGATGAAATCTATTTCACCAACGTCGCCTGTAACCAGCTCAACATCAAGTCTTGCCAGTGTCGTAACTATGAACGTCGTTTCACGCTGGAAGAAGATTGCATTAAACTGACCCGCGAAAACCTGACAACCTTCGACTGGCTGCCGCCAACCTGCGCTTATCGCCTGATCGGCGAAGGACGCCCGCTGCTTCCCTGGCATCCGCTGCTGAACAAAGCATCGAAATCGGCCATGCATACAGCGCAGATCTCCGTACGCTACATCGCCGTGCGCGAAGACGACGTTGAAGACTGGCAGGATCACATCCTGAATAAGCCAAGCTGGGCGAAGTAACTACCTGAAGTGATTGAAGAACTTCATCACTGTGATATAGCGCGGGGTATATACGGGGCATCACCCGTAAACGCTGTACAGTGATCTCCTCCCTGAAAGCAGTGCCAGTCTAAACTGAAGTATCCGGTCTTTCTTTCATTTCACTGAGAGGCATATCAACCATGAAAAAGACCCGTTATACCGAAGAACAGATAGCCTTTGCCCTTAAACAGGCCGAAACCGGCACTCGGGTGGAGGAAGTGTGCAGAAAGATGGGGATTTCTGAGGCTACTTTTTACAATGGGAAGAAGAAGTTTGGCGGTATGGGCGTGACAGAACCGCGTCGTCTGCGACAGCTGGAGGAAGAGAATCACCGCCTGAAACGGCTGGTCGCCGATCTCAGTCTGGACAAGGAAATGCTGCAGGACGTCATCTAAAAAAAGTTCTGAGGCCGGTGCAGAAACGCGAGGCGGCCGAATACCTGCTGGCGGCGTACCGCATCGGGGTTCGCAGGGGATGCCGGCTGATGATGCAGAGCCGAACGGTCTACCACTACCGCAGCTGCCGCGATGACCGGACCTTCACGCAGCGGATACGGGAGATTACAGAAACCCGCATTCGTTATGGTGTGCAGCGGATCCATATCCTGCTGCGGCGCGAGGGCTGGCTGGTTAACCACAAGAAAACCCATCGGATTTACTGTCTGGAAGGGCTGAACCTGCGGTCAAAACACCCGCGGCGGCACGTGACGGCCAGGCACAGGCGTATCCGCCCGGCCGTGACCGCTGTGGATCAGTGCTGGAGCATGGATTTCGTTGCTGATAATCTGTTCAACGTACGCCGGATCCGTGCCCTGACTGTAGTCGATAATTTTAGTCGTGAATGCGTGGCGATCGAGGTAGGCCAGGGACTTCGCGGTGACCATGTGGTCGCGATGGAACGGTTCAGGCAGACACAGCAGCGTGTACCACAGCGGCTACAGACGGACAACGGCAGCAAATTTATCTCGAAAGCGCTGGATCGCTGGGCGTATGAAAACCGGGTAACGATGGACTTCTCACGCCCCGGGAAGCCCACAGATAACGCCCTGGTTAAGTCATTTAACGGCAACCTGCGTGATGAATTTCTGAACGTGCACTGGTTCCTGTCACTGGAAGATGCTCAGGAGAAGATCGAGCACTGGCGGCAGGAATATAACCAGTATCGACCACATTCCTCGTTAAATAACCAGACTCCTGCAGAATTTATCCGAAGCCTGCAAACAGGCCCGGATCTCTGATTTATCCTGGCACCGATATTGGGAAGGGATCATTCTTTATCAACGGAACGTCAGGTATTTCAGTACGAGTTGATTACACATCGGTAGGAAAATAAAAAAAGGGCCATCAGGCCTAATGCTGGTCACTTAAGGAAATGAGGCCCGTGAATTTGGGCCTTCGATGAAGAAAAATAGCGCTATAAGCCTGATTCCTTCATTATCCTTTGAAGCACAAAAATGAATTTGTATTCATAAAAATGCTTAACTGACTGGCATTACCATCATGCCCTTATTTTATTTTTTATGTAGATGCATGCTCCATCCAGGCGGGTTGATGCGAATCTGCATCGACTCTCCTGTCGGCAATGCATTGAATGATTTTATATCCTCACGATAACCCACCTCGGCCATTGGTGGTATTGAGAACCCACGTAATAAAACAGTAAGTGCCATGATGGAAATTATCATAAGTGGCGCCAAAGATTTGGGGGAAATTCGGCTCACTACATAAAGAAGAAGAGAAAAAAATGCAAAGTTGGTGATGAAAAAGTATCTTTCACCTCCCCCAGGGAT
Protein-coding sequences here:
- a CDS encoding fumarylacetoacetate hydrolase family protein translates to MYQHRDWHGALLDFPVNKVVCVGSNYADHIKEMGGQKAAEPVLFIKPETALCDFRQPIVIPKDLGAVHHEVELAVLIGTPLKQATEDRVANAIAGYGLALDLTLRDLQSTFKQAGQPWEKAKGFDGSCPMSGFIPVSEFGDAQQAELRLEINGEVRQSGNTRDMLTPLLPLIAYMSRFFTLRAGDIILTGTPHGVGPLKAGDEIVATLNGKQVSSRVI
- a CDS encoding lytic murein transglycosylase, whose translation is MKLSALAVLTPLIILSGCAAQKATSGQPSTPSTAATQPAAAAPAAPSGKTSLAEQGRDPAEFPAYVEQLKAQALSQGIRQQTIDSTFANIHFVDRVINSDRNQLEKKITLDDYLTRVLPEWKIKQGQEQLQSNLPALTKASERYGVQPQYIVALWAMESSFGKIQGKEDVFSALATLAFEGRREAFFTKEFMSALKIVDSGKATSDMMKGSWAGAMGQSQFMPSSYLTYGADGNGDGKIDIWANTDDVFASTANYLAKEGWKGDQGWGQEVKLPANFDGVLSGLKNNQMHPASYWQQRGVTQVDGNPLMSTATRSWIITPDDTQGRAFLVYDNFRTIMHWNRSTYFALSIGMMADGIMGSQSPVASGDLAPATTPAPSAPLAPAPHNPFSG
- a CDS encoding IS3 family transposase (programmed frameshift); its protein translation is MKKTRYTEEQIAFALKQAETGTRVEEVCRKMGISEATFYNGKKKFGGMGVTEPRRLRQLEEENHRLKRLVADLSLDKEMLQDVILKKVLRPVQKREAAEYLLAAYRIGVRRGCRLMMQSRTVYHYRSCRDDRTFTQRIREITETRIRYGVQRIHILLRREGWLVNHKKTHRIYCLEGLNLRSKHPRRHVTARHRRIRPAVTAVDQCWSMDFVADNLFNVRRIRALTVVDNFSRECVAIEVGQGLRGDHVVAMERFRQTQQRVPQRLQTDNGSKFISKALDRWAYENRVTMDFSRPGKPTDNALVKSFNGNLRDEFLNVHWFLSLEDAQEKIEHWRQEYNQYRPHSSLNNQTPAEFIRSLQTGPDL
- a CDS encoding YcgN family cysteine cluster protein gives rise to the protein MTEPAFWQHKTLSEMTDEEWEALCDGCGQCCLHKLIDEDTDEIYFTNVACNQLNIKSCQCRNYERRFTLEEDCIKLTRENLTTFDWLPPTCAYRLIGEGRPLLPWHPLLNKASKSAMHTAQISVRYIAVREDDVEDWQDHILNKPSWAK